The following are encoded together in the Brassica napus cultivar Da-Ae chromosome A9, Da-Ae, whole genome shotgun sequence genome:
- the LOC106364013 gene encoding gamma-glutamylcyclotransferase 2-1, with translation MVLWVFGYGSLIWNPGFDFDEKLIGYIKDYKRVFDLGCIDHRGTPEHPARTCTLEDSAGAICWGAAYCVRGGPEKEKLAMEYLEGRECEYDSKTLVQFYTETDTTKQSKPILTGVIVFTSTPDKVSNKYYLGPAPMEEMAMQIATATGPCGNNREYLFKLEKAMHDIGHEDEYVIELANEVRKHLDLPKEVKALLKPVVSRVSIKSHSQAHVSTLQRVFAS, from the exons ATGGTCTTGTGGGTGTTCGGATATGGATCTTTGATATGGAACCCGGGTTTCGATTTTGATGAGAAACTCATTGGCTATATCAAAGACTACAAACGTGTCTTCGATCTCG GGTGCATTGATCATAGAGGCACGCCTGAACATCCTGCAAGAACTTGCACGTTGGAGGATTCCGCCGGAGCAATATGC TGGGGTGCAGCTTATTGTGTTCGTGGAGGACCCGAGAAGGAGAAGCTAGCGATGGAG TACTTGGAAGGAAGAGAGTGTGAATACGACTCAAAAACACTCGTTCAATTTTACACG GAAACTGACACCACCAAACAGTCCAAACCAATCTTGACCGGAGTTATAGT ATTCACGTCAACCCCAGACAAAGTGTCAAACAAATACTACTTGGGCCCTGCTCCAATGGAGGAGATGGCGATGCAAATCGCCACAGCTACTGGACCTTGTGGAAACAACCGGGAGTATCTTTTTAAGCTGGAGAAAGCAATGCACGACATAG GGCATGAGGATGAGTATGTGATTGAATTGGCAAATGAGGTCAGGAAACATCTCGACTTACCAAAGGAAGTTAAGGCATTGCTGAAACCTGTGGTTTCTCGTGTATCCATCAAGTCTCATTCTCAAGCTCATGTTTCCACTCTTCAACGAGTCTTTGCATCATGA
- the LOC106365884 gene encoding uncharacterized protein LOC106365884 isoform X1, which translates to MLAKCEAKHNLIFLKHLIKHKGRMENGRWSLRVICFAFFFIITSSSAEFLIQQVTEYNSSYNLNANLGEVTRELRSERPSSKIVTIGNFSVVMERFEPYESSVFEASGYKWRLILYVTGNKDDGGNNHVSLYVRIEDTDSLPTGWEVMVDLKLFVFNARRHMYLTVTDEAVKRYNQGNREWGFGQLIPLSTFRNPNQGFIVQNTVSFGAEIFIIRPVGQQERVSFVSNPPDNVFTWRILRFSSLEDKIYYSSEFLVGDRFWRLGFNPKGEGEGRPHAIPIFLYAQGFRPNAVETSTWGAVNLRLRHQLGSNPKRASSAAWYPIQPGHREGVSNIILRKDLQDGYLVKDSIVFEAEMVRVSVTNIVPV; encoded by the exons ATGCTTGCGAAATGCGAAGCCAAACACAACCTCATCTTCCTTAAACACTTGATTAAACATAAAGGGAGAATGGAGAATGGGAGATGGAGTCTGAGAGTCATATGTTTCGCTTTTTTCTTTATCATCACTTCCTCTTCTGCAGAGTTCCTCATTCAACAG GTCACAGAGTATAATAGTTCTTACAATCTCAACGCAAATTTGG GAGAAGTGACTAGAGAGTTGAGAAGCGAGCGACCATCAAGTAAGATCGTAACAATAGGAAATTTCTCTGTGGTTATGGAGAGATTTGAACCGTACGAATCCTCAGTTTTTGAGGCTTCTGGTTACAAATG GAGGTTGATTTTGTACGTGACTGGTAACAAAGACGATGGAGGAAACAACCATGTATCACTTTACGTGAGGATTGAAGACACAGACTCTCTTCCCACGGGCTGGGAGGTCATGGTTGATCTcaaactctttgtgtttaatgCCAGACGGCACATGTACTTGACTGTCACTG ATGAAGCGGTGAAACGATACAACCAAGGAAATAGAGAGTGGGGATTTGGACAGTTGATTCCTCTTTCAACATTCCGCAACCCGAATCAAGGTTTCATCGTGCAAAACACTGTTTCTTTTGGCGCTGAGATCTTCATCATCAGACCGGTCGGACAACAAGAGAGAGTCAGTTTTGTATCAAACCCTCCGGACAACGTTTTCACTTGGAGAATACTTCGTTTCTCCTCCTTGGAAGATAAGATCTATTACTCTTCCGAGTTTCTTGTTGGAGACCGATTCTG GAGATTAGGGTTTAACCCGAAAGGAGAGGGAGAAGGAAGACCCCATGCAATCCCTATCTTCCTATACGCTCAAGGCTTCAGGCCAAACGCAGTCGAGACGAGCACCTGGGGAGCCGTTAATCTGCGATTGAGGCATCAGCTAGGCTCCAACCCCAAAAGAGCATCTT CTGCAGCTTGGTACCCGATTCAACCAGGTCATCGTGAGGGAGTAAGCAATATAATCTTGCGTAAAGATCTACAAGACGGATACTTGGTGAAAGATTCCATTGTCTTTGAAGCCGAGATGGTTAGGGTTTCTGTTACCAACATTGTCCCCGTCTGA
- the LOC106365884 gene encoding probable inactive serine/threonine-protein kinase fnkC isoform X2, which produces MLAKCEAKHNLIFLKHLIKHKGRMENGRWSLRVICFAFFFIITSSSAEFLIQQVTEYNSSYNLNANLEVTRELRSERPSSKIVTIGNFSVVMERFEPYESSVFEASGYKWRLILYVTGNKDDGGNNHVSLYVRIEDTDSLPTGWEVMVDLKLFVFNARRHMYLTVTDEAVKRYNQGNREWGFGQLIPLSTFRNPNQGFIVQNTVSFGAEIFIIRPVGQQERVSFVSNPPDNVFTWRILRFSSLEDKIYYSSEFLVGDRFWRLGFNPKGEGEGRPHAIPIFLYAQGFRPNAVETSTWGAVNLRLRHQLGSNPKRASSAAWYPIQPGHREGVSNIILRKDLQDGYLVKDSIVFEAEMVRVSVTNIVPV; this is translated from the exons ATGCTTGCGAAATGCGAAGCCAAACACAACCTCATCTTCCTTAAACACTTGATTAAACATAAAGGGAGAATGGAGAATGGGAGATGGAGTCTGAGAGTCATATGTTTCGCTTTTTTCTTTATCATCACTTCCTCTTCTGCAGAGTTCCTCATTCAACAG GTCACAGAGTATAATAGTTCTTACAATCTCAACGCAAATTTGG AAGTGACTAGAGAGTTGAGAAGCGAGCGACCATCAAGTAAGATCGTAACAATAGGAAATTTCTCTGTGGTTATGGAGAGATTTGAACCGTACGAATCCTCAGTTTTTGAGGCTTCTGGTTACAAATG GAGGTTGATTTTGTACGTGACTGGTAACAAAGACGATGGAGGAAACAACCATGTATCACTTTACGTGAGGATTGAAGACACAGACTCTCTTCCCACGGGCTGGGAGGTCATGGTTGATCTcaaactctttgtgtttaatgCCAGACGGCACATGTACTTGACTGTCACTG ATGAAGCGGTGAAACGATACAACCAAGGAAATAGAGAGTGGGGATTTGGACAGTTGATTCCTCTTTCAACATTCCGCAACCCGAATCAAGGTTTCATCGTGCAAAACACTGTTTCTTTTGGCGCTGAGATCTTCATCATCAGACCGGTCGGACAACAAGAGAGAGTCAGTTTTGTATCAAACCCTCCGGACAACGTTTTCACTTGGAGAATACTTCGTTTCTCCTCCTTGGAAGATAAGATCTATTACTCTTCCGAGTTTCTTGTTGGAGACCGATTCTG GAGATTAGGGTTTAACCCGAAAGGAGAGGGAGAAGGAAGACCCCATGCAATCCCTATCTTCCTATACGCTCAAGGCTTCAGGCCAAACGCAGTCGAGACGAGCACCTGGGGAGCCGTTAATCTGCGATTGAGGCATCAGCTAGGCTCCAACCCCAAAAGAGCATCTT CTGCAGCTTGGTACCCGATTCAACCAGGTCATCGTGAGGGAGTAAGCAATATAATCTTGCGTAAAGATCTACAAGACGGATACTTGGTGAAAGATTCCATTGTCTTTGAAGCCGAGATGGTTAGGGTTTCTGTTACCAACATTGTCCCCGTCTGA
- the LOC106364012 gene encoding probable membrane-associated kinase regulator 1, with amino-acid sequence MRRQPRQRHSPPQSHSSPSSSSSEFEFNISISPRKASSSLCPADELFYKGQLLPLQLSPRLSLVRTLCSSSSSSSDYTSSSSSAARDSTESSSSTDSSTSSFPLLHPPPLDCSDSSRPNSVTDEEDVFFKQTKKSGFSLSRLSSVFKKDTKAVFAAAPPSSVKRMSSTAKEVIRKYMKKVKPLYDKLSQKQSTTVTAFKTESSVLKTESSFSGNLMKCTKRGRCAASCPSSMRSSPSHSGVLTRGGFPGQRGGSCSSSSSNNSVSSSMEELQSAIQGAIAHCKNSMLQKSLVSSHEI; translated from the coding sequence ATGAGACGTCAACCACGTCAACGTCACTCGCCACCGCAGTCTCACTCCTCTCCGTCGTCATCTTCGTCGGAATTTGAATTCAACATCTCAATCTCGCCGCGAAAAGCTTCTTCTTCGCTTTGTCCAGCCGATGAGCTCTTCTACAAAGGTCAGCTTCTTCCTCTCCAGCTTTCTCCTCGTCTTTCTCTCGTCCGTACactctgttcttcttcttcttcttcctctgactacacttcttcttcttcctccgccGCACGTGACTCCACTGAATCTTCTTCCTCCACTGACTCCTCCACCTCCTCTTTCCCTCTCCTCCACCCTCCCCCGCTCGATTGCTCTGACTCTTCACGGCCTAACTCTGTTACCGATGAAGAAGATGTCTTCTTTAAACAGACAAAGAAGAGTGGTTTCTCACTCTCTAGACTATCCTCTGTTTTCAAGAAAGACACCAAGGCCGTCTTCGCCGCAGCTCCTCCGTCGTCGGTTAAGAGAATGAGCTCCACGGCTAAAGAAGTTATTCGCAAATACATGAAAAAGGTCAAACCTTTATACGACAAGTTATCTCAGAAACAGAGCACCACCGTCACAGCTTTCAAAACAGAGTCCTCTGTTTTAAAAACAGAGTCCTCTTTCTCAGGGAACCTAATGAAATGCACAAAGCGAGGACGGTGCGCGGCGAGCTGTCCGTCGTCGATGAGGTCATCTCCGAGTCACTCCGGGGTGCTGACACGTGGTGGCTTTCCGGGTCAACGAGGAGGTAgctgcagcagcagcagcagcaacaacagtgTGTCTTCTTCTATGGAGGAGTTGCAGAGTGCTATTCAAGGAGCTATTGCTCATTGCAAGAACTCAATGTTGCAGAAGAGTTTGGTTAGTAGTCACGAGATCTAG